A segment of the Arachis hypogaea cultivar Tifrunner chromosome 5, arahy.Tifrunner.gnm2.J5K5, whole genome shotgun sequence genome:
TTGGAGCAATAAACTTCTGAAGCCTCTCATGCACCCTTGATGTTTCTACCCCAACTCTTGCTATTTTATCCTGTTTAAATTAAAGTAGATCGCCATTCaataaaatgatgaaatgagattttttttttattctcataaatatagttatcaaaattaaatcgGCCTAATCAGTTCAACTAAAAAAACAGTTCAAACCGGATTGAGCTGTTCAAAACTGGACGGTTTGCGCGAACAGCAGGAAAATCAAAATCAATGTCAAATGGTGTACAAGCACACATCCCTTGCACATGTGATTTATTAACTCTCTAGGCGACGCTTAACTTCTTTTAAAAAGGAGAATGCAAAGAAATTATATAACTATGACCAAGTCATCCAATTCAATTGTGATCtatcttatgaattaataatccAATAACCTAAATGGAATCGATTATTGATTCAGTTTTGATAATTATATGTACATAACTAATGATAAAAGAAATTAAGATAATTATTTGCTCTCTATTTTAGGATTCATGTTTTCTTTCCTCTAAATAATTGtctttattttaattagattttatttgGAAAATAATATTAGTCAACCCAGATGGCTAATTACATgaagaaaattatttgaaaattaaactgaAAAGTACCTGAGCATGAACAATGTAAAATATTTTGTCCCCCACAGTTGAGAAGCTTGCAGTAACAACTTCAGCACCTTCTTCCTCAAGAACATTAATAACTTCATATAACATGAAGGTCTTGTTTCTCAATCCACAAACCAACACAACTTCTATGCCGGAGCCAAATTCTCTCAGCTCAAGCAGTGGCAATTTTGTGTCCATATTTTTGCACATTattgtattattgttgttgttttttgaCTCCATCATGACATGCTGCTTCTGCTTCTTCAACTCCTCTATTCTTTCTCTCATATGCTTTATGTACCTTGCTGCCAGATCCAGCTGGTCTTGCTGTGTTAGTGTCTCCTAAACTTACACAAATATCAATTCGttcaattttcttaattaaagaatttaaaaaatgaaaatataatcTAAGAATAATATATACtagataatcaattttttttaaccatgattaaccaattttttttaaattattttatttatcttaaattctaGCCTAAATTATCAAGCCTTAACTgtagattttaaattataaattctaaaaaaagttGGTTAATATTGaccaactaaaaattaattatatatatatatatatatatatatatagagagagagagagagagagagagagagagagagagagagagagagagagagagagagagagagagagagagagagagagagagagagagagagagagagagagagagagagagaccttgGATTTAGAATATTGTGTGAATCTATGGTTGGGAGGAATAAGAGAAGTGAGCTTGAAGCAGAGAGATTTCATGTGAATTCTGCGGTTCCTCTCAATGGTTTTGCGATCAAGTTTGGAAGGCTCATTACTTGTGCTAATTGCTTTCTTCATGTTCCCTAATCAACTCCACTCAATGCCACAAACAAGTACTTTAGTTTTTGTGTTGGATCAGCATAGACATATATATGTATGTTATTAGGACGATTAATGAAAGTTTAATCAGTTTGTGAGGACAGAGAGGTTAGAAGCTTATATAGAGACAAGAGGCTAAGACTAACACGGAGAAGAAAGTGGTCTGTGCATGATAGTTGCGTAATATTCCATTCATTATTGGATCTGTAATTATTCATCTTTGTTTGTTGCTAACAAATTAAAACTTTAAGGCCCAAGCCAACAATAATGACAACTAACTTCTCTCTGGATTCTGCTTATGTACAGTCATGGTCTATCTCTTTCGCCACATGCAATGTTTATATATTATTAGTAACTTGGTACTTTTTTAGATTATTACTATATATGGATGCATACTGTTGTGATGATGCTTATTTAATTTTCAACAAATCGTTTTAGGCTACAATCTTTCATCATATGTCTCTGTCATAGGAgtgattctattttaaataattattagagAGAAATTATATGTCAATCTCATCTAATTCTTTCTTAACACAAATTATGTCGTTCCAActtcttaattatttaaatggTATTTgtcatataataattttaatctttAGGACACGTCGTTATTCTTGTTATGTTTTAAAACCGTGACTTAAAGATTTAATTTCCTACGATCACACTTATGGACTGTAActactatatataaaaaaatactttatatagtGTTACTGTTATTAACAGTTACACTTATGGTATTTGTTCTCTGTTTGTTGTATTTCTTCAATCTTCAATCGTTGCTCTGCTACTATGATTCTGTGATGATGTCCCTGTCAATTTTGTCGTCAGCTATTTTACTTCTGTTCTTGTGTTGACAATGGTGGCCAGGGGACCGTGGAATGAGATATACTAATTAAGAAAGATGCAAGACCTTACGTAATCAACTAATTAATCATATACCGCGTTGGCTGGAATCAAGGGCGTGGTCCCAGTCACCCTGTTAGTTAAAGGTATTTATGAGCTACATTAGTattaaataaaactgaaaaaattgataaaacaataaagtaaaaaattaattactattaattttataatttttataaaatatatattttattattttaatttaaaagtgattaattttttattttattattttaaaaaaaattcctcTAAAGATATTGAACATTTATTAATGAGAAAAAACATAACATCCACAAAACAAAAGGGTAAAACAATTCTTACTCGAACAACaacgaaatagaaaaaaaattcaaatagattaaggtttggtttggtaaaattttttgaagaggtgtttgtgttttttaaTAGCCcaaactctttattttgtgtttgataaatCAAAAAATCTATGCTTGCAACTTTTAAAAGATTGGGATATTTTTAAAAGCACCTCAGATAGAATTTTTTAAAGTTGACTGATACTTTTCAAATtgtaaaagtctaatataatttcgaatattaactaatttttaaatttaatacttgtatttatgtctattataatatttttaaattttaaatgctattttaccaaacgtaattgttgttgcttgtgtttattgaaaactatttttaatttgatttatcaaacataaatgctataacttttaaaaaattatcttttaaaagttagtttttataagctacttttaaaaagtaaaaattttaccaaactaagcaAGTTTTTTGAAGAGGTGTTTGTACTTTTTAAAAGCATAAACTCTTCATTTTGTATTTGGTAAATCAAAATGACCATGTGCTTGAGtttgcagcttttaaaagatgGGATGCTTTTGAAAGCAATTAAAATGAAGCTTTTTAAAGttagtttgtattttttaaaatttaaaaatctaatataacttcatataataactaatttttaaattttacgcttaaatttatgtcttttatataatttttaaattttaaaaactattttaccaaaCATAATTATTAGtgcttgtgtttattaaaagtcatttttaatttgatttaccaaacataaatgttacattttttaaagagctattttttataaactatttttaaagaataaaaattttaccaaactaaacCTAAGCACtacaatagaaaaagaaaaaaaaaaaaaagagagagagagaacgttCATACTGCTTTAGCAAAAAATTCTTCAGTTAGTGATGATGCTGAGGCCATGACTTCTTGAGGAAAGAGGtcgattttctaaaaaaattcttatttttaacGTTCCAGCTTTTCTAGAGAATGGAGGCGACAAAGCTGATTTTCCTTGTAAGGCTTGTAATCAATCTCCTTCCGATTTTGTTTTTTTGAGCATGGCTAAATTGAACGCTTTCAAATATTTAGAGTTCAACTCCTCTTGATTCTTCTTTCTGCGCAAAGTATCATATTCAATCTATTGCATTCTTCGTTCTCTTTATCTCACCAAAATtgtattatttgtctttgaataTCTTCAATGAGCATGTTAGGCAATTTAAAACAACCCAGTGTATATATTATATTGCGTGCAAAACCAACCAACTTGATAAGAATTTACCTTTCACTTATTGACAGAGTAGTAAACTATACTTTTAATATTGGAATTTTTTTAGTCACCTTATCTTTTATATAACTGAATGTCTCCTTCtttaatatgaaataaaataaccGAAAGTAATTCGAAGTACTTATCCTAAGAGCGAATATGAAAAACTCTTCGGACAATTAAAAAGGTGTCTCGGATCTGCTGAGGCGTGTTAAAGCTGAAGAAAACAAATGATTTATTAAAGTTGATTCCCTGCCTACTAATCTCACTAATcttatccatatatatatatatatatatatatatatatatatatatatataaaattaactctttaaataaatgaataaaccaACGTTGGTTGGAAGGGGAAAGAAAACGGTAAATATAGGtagataattaaattagtttttaaaaaattacacattttttaaattaatttttaaaaatatttttattaaaatttattttttaaatattttaaattcgtcatattaattattttgttattttgttaatgatatcaaaatttattaatataatacatTAAGTAATACTATAATATATacctaaaaattttaattgactattaacataataagttTATGAAAGATCAAATCAAAACTTAATTGAAGAAAGAACTTGAAGTATTAGAATTTCTCGGTGATGgaaagttgagaatggtgaaagAACTTAAGAGGAAACATAGATTAAATATGTTAGGTTTGGTAGAGACTAAAAGATAATTAGTGACAAGGTTTGATGTTTTGAAAATATGGGGGAATAGTGACGTAGAGTGGGAATATGTGGGGTCTAATGGTGCATATGACATGTTGTTGTTAATATGGGGGATGATGGTTTCTTTAATATGAGAAATTGCTATAAAGATGAGCGATGGTTATGTGTTAAAGGGGTACTCTCGGAGAATTCTATTAACTGTGCTTTTTTCTTGGTTTATGGTGCTCATACTAAAGATGAAAACTTGTTGTGTGGGAGGAGTTGAGTTACGTGGCTGGCTTGTGTCCGGGCGTGTGTTGTTATATGGGGGACTTCAATGAGATTTCACAGGTGGAAAAAAGGCGAGGCTCAGATAGCTTTCCTTTGTCGGCGCAAGATTTTAAGAATTGGATAAATGACATGGGTTTGGTAGACTTGCCAATTACTGACCGTAAGTTTATATGGTTCAGAGGACAGTCCTATAGTAATATTGATGGAGCTTTGGTTAGTTTGGAATGGTTTGAGGCATTTCCAGAGACCCGTCTGAGAAGTGGTCCACGGGGATTGTTTGATCACTGCCCTATTATAGTGGAAGATAAGAAGCTAAGGGACGGACCGAGGCTGTTCCGAACTCTAGATTCGTGGTTTACTCATGAAGGATTTCTAAGAATGGTGAAGGAGGAATAGCGAGGGTTAGGAGAGGTACAATTCACCGATAAACTCAATGCGTTGATGGATCTGTTGGAAAGATAGCATAGAGACAACTTTGGGAATATGGACAAGAAAATTAtgaagtttgaggaagagattAAGAAGATTGATGACATGGTCGGTAATGGGACGTATGATGGGACAGTGGAAGCAAGAAGGAGGGCACTAGTTACTTGTTGCGAGAAATGGTATGTGAGGAAAGAActacattggaagcagatgtcgaTGTCGAGGCATGCGAGGGACATAGATAAAAATACGAGATATTTCTACAACTTAGCTTCTGCGAGAAAGAGGAATAATAGGATTGATGCTCTGATTATTAATGGAAGATTGATAAGGAATCAAGTTAGGATTAAGATTGCTATCACGGAGTTTTATAAGGGCTTACATCATCAAGAGAAGTCGCCTATGGTGGGTTTCAGAGATGGTCTGGTGGAAAGAATTAGCGAGGAGGATGTTTTGGCTTTAGAAATGCTACCAACACCTGAGGAGGTTAGAGAGGAAGTGTGGGATTGTGAATCTTCCAAGGCTCCAGGAAGTGATGGCTACAACATGAATTTCATTAAGAAATGTTGGGATGAAATCAGCTCGGAGTTCACGACAGCGATACTGGGCTTTTCCAATCTTTCAGGTTGCCGTCAGATGCCAATGTCACTTGGGTGGTGCTGGCCCCCAAGTTTACTGGTGCTAAAGAAATCAAAGATCCGCGTCTGATAAGTATGGTGGGGTGTGTGTATAAGGTAATCTCGAAGTTCCTGGTTAGGAGAATGAGAGATGTTATGCCAGGGTTAGTAGGTGAGATGCAGAGTATGTTTGTCAAGGGTCGGAAGATTTATCATGGGGTCCTCATTGTATGTGAAACTGTTCAGTAGATCaaacagaggaagaaggaagcagCAATAATAAAGCTAGACTTCTGACGGAAGATaaatgtcggtctagaatttctcaaatgaaTTTTATTGCAAGTATATATCCAAACCGACaaacaaccctcaatcaaagtttaatttgtttgtcacttaagccaaacccaataaaaataaccaaagtatttaaacctcgtgccgtctctcaagaaattacagagaagtgtgcatattattggttatgattgTATCTTTTGGGGTTTTGGCTTTGTGAACAAGAAGAtaaattgtaagaaaataaactaacaactaatatGAGTCTTGGCAAGGATCCAGAGTTAAGGTTTCCTATCTTGGAATATCGATCACAATATGATGATTACAAAggattaattccacttagttatcctctaataattgaaggaaagtcaagtggacataatTGGGTCTAGaaccaactaacaaccctaaatcaccaatAGAACTGGACATCAATAATCTCAAGGGACCTAAGTTCTCAATCACAAGCCAAGAGtaccaaaatctactctaaaatccaaccaagtattttatcaaacacttggtaggcataaaaggaaagcatagtaaatttgcaagaataataaaatctacaactacccaaagtaagaaaataacaataacaaagcaattaaacaataagaacatcaaacataaattgtattaatgGAAATCAAAGGAAACAAGAGTGCATGAATAATAAAGTGAACAAGTacaagaaataacaaataaagataaaagagacAAGATGCTAGAACAAGAAATagtaaaggaaactaaatcaaaacaataattaaaacctagatctaagagaaattaacctaaatctaacctaattctagagagaagagagtttTTCTCTCTATAAACCTATCCTAAAACATGGTGAAAActcaactatgactacttggttcatcccccttcaattcttgggttcaaaagcatcataaatgagttggatttgggcctccttgagctcagaaatcTCCCCCAGtgtattcactttaatgaggtcgcGTGACCAAtatcacgcatgcgcgtcgcttggcaaaattccttctcaaGCATAAGCGTGGATGATGCGTGCACGTGGCCATGAatcctccaaatgctcattttttCACGAGTTCTCCACTGTGCAtgcttttttcttctctttcttgatccattccttgcccttttaatcctaaaatcactaacaaacatatcaaggcatcaagtggaatcaaaagtgaattaaaatttaactattttaagGACTAAAAAGTATTTTTTCAATCATTAAGCACAAATTATGAGAGAAttataaaactatgctattttagtgaataaatgtgagaaaagttgataaaatccaccaaataagacacaagataaatcataaaattatgATTTATCAACTTTCAGAAATCATATGATAGAGTCAAGTAGAGCTTTGTAGACCTTGTATTGTAGAAGATGGAATCTAGATGAAGTGGAGGGGGTGGGTTATGGAGTCTATCAGTACGTGCTCTATGTCAGTATTGATAAATGGTTCGCCATCCAAACCGTTCAAGATGGAAAGAGGCTTGCGACAAGGTGATCCCCTGTCCCCGTTTTTGTTCGTACTTGTTGTTGATGTCCTAAATAGGATGATTGGAGAGGCGGTGAGAAACGGTCGTATATCGCCATTGTTGGTTGGGCGAGATCATATTGAGTTGTCGCATTTCTAGTTTGCAGATGATACTGTTTTATTCTGTCCCCCCTGAGGAAGAGACCATCAAGAATTACAGGAGGCTGCTTCGTTGCTTTGAGCTGATGTTAGGTTTAAGTATTAACTTTGATAAATCAATCTTGATTCCTATTAATTGTAGTGAGCAGTGGGTACAACGTATATGTAGTGTGTTGGGCTGTAAGCAAGCCACTCTTCTAGTTAAATATCTAGACATCTTGTTAGGAGCAAACCCAAGGTTGGTTAAGATGTGAAAGCCAGTAATAGATAAAGTGGAGGAAAGGTTTAGCCTCTGGAAGGCCAAGGTACTCAATAAGGCCGGTAAATTGAATAGGCTTCTGGTTTATTATTTGAGCTTGTAcaagatgccaaaggcaatcgCAGAGAAACTGATTTCCTTGTAGAGAAGGTTTCTATAGAGTAAAGAGGATGGGAGGAATGTTATGGCTCTGGTTAAGTGGGAAGTGGTGCAGGCTCCTAAAATGTTAAGTGGGTTGGAAGTTGGGGATGCTATGATACGAAACACAGCTCTTttgtttaaatggtggtggcgaTTTTCTAAGGAGGAGTGTCCGTTGTGGAAGAAAGTAGTCTGTTCCTGTAACAACCTGAATCCAAATGAACTTCTGTCCTCACAGGAATTACCTGTTCGAGGGGGTCCGTGGAAGGATGTTTGTCAGTTACAGTTCAAGAACCAATAAGTCAGACAGAAGATGATTACTGGGTTGTCCATGGAGGTGGGTGACGGGCGACGAACTCGGTTTTGGGAGGATGTCTGGATTCATGGAGGTTCTTTGGATGATTGGTTTCCAAAGCTCTTCTTGGTTTCAAACTAAAGAGGATCAgtgataggggattgtgggttttgggatggttTAGCTTGGATATGGAATTTTCAGTGGAGGAGGGAATTGTTCCAATGGGAGTTAGATCTAGTGAACTAGCTCCACCACACTTTGAGACTAGTCAAACTTGCACATGGAAAAGAAGATAGAGTGGTTTGAAAATATGATAAACAAGGAATTTTTTCTACTAATtcatttgtgcaggtgttgcaggTGGAACTGGTCCCGAAGGATATATCAAGTTACAGCTTTACTAGGAGTATTTAGAAAGGTCTTGTCCCACCTAGAGTAGAGCTGTTTATCTGGTTTGCCCTGAATGGTAGGGTAAATACGGAGGAGAGACTGAGTCAGTTTGGAGTTATTCACCAAGAAGATACTTTATGTGTTTTATGTAACAATATTGTTGAATGTGGCCACCACTTATTTCTTGGATGTGGCAAGTATAGTGTGCTTGGATATCATATTTTGGTATGCAATGGGTTTATTCGAGTACAGTAAAAGAGCACTTCTAAAGTTTGACTGAGATCTCAAATAGAAAGGAGGAGTGTAATAGATGGATGGTGTGCTTTTGTGCTATAATTTGGAACGTATGGTTGGAACTAAACCAGAAAATTTTTCAGAACAAAGAAAAAGGGGTTGAGAAGATTATCAACATGTCTTTTCTGAGCTATAAGAAGTGGTTAGGTGTAGATCCCttctgttgttgatggcaatatCGGAGATGACAAAGGGAGATCTATTCTTACTTTTTGTTTGCTTGTTTCTTTTTAGTTAGTTGTTTCCTATGGCGTTGTTCACTTTGTTCCACTTGTTGTATTGGActtctctttaaaaaaaaaggtGTGTATTGTGATATTATTTAATGTACATATTAATAAATTCTGACATCGTTAGCAGTGGAAGTGACGAAATGACTAATAtaacaatatttaaaagataaatttaattaaaaaaattggggACCAATCTAAAAAACGAATGATTTTGTAGAGACTAATTTCACTATTTACTCgataaatataataatagaagAGTTACCGTTTGAATTTTTGATATGGCTAATTTTTTTGTAATGAATTGGAGAAGTGTGTTATGCATAGTTATAAAAAGTAGGTGTGTTTTTTATGGATAcggagataattttttttaattaaaaactataaaCTAGAGACTCAGATTTGAGTGAAATAAAAAATTGGGAGTCAGATTTTGGGTGGAGATAAAAAATTGAGGGTCAATTATGagtaacaaaacaaaaaaaaattcagaaaattcaaattggatcCTCCGATTtatttgttcaaaatttttttcaatattaaaatataaatttggctctcaaatttataaattttatttaaaaaaaactataaatttaatctttaaatttataatatctatacaaaataaaaatatactaaatttttacattattaataAACATTACTTATAAtacaatacaaaaaataaaaaacctgaTATACATATTTTGACTTGACCATTTGATTCTCCGAGCAGTACTATATAGTCTATACTCTATAGTCTACAGAAACGAAACCCGCGCTTCCACCGACCAGTTTAGgcattttttaactttttcagttgaaagtaaatattaaaattattaattgaaaacatttcgttaaaatatataaaatttaaatttttaatctatttgttatatatttctcaaaattaaaattttacttttttactaatattaaaatacttttttttctagACCAGCGAAGTGATAAATGAACAAATGGATATCCACaaacaaaaacatataaaaatatataaactatGTTTTAAGTCTTGGGATTAGAATATACgttctatttttttaagaatgatttatgttgtatttttgtatttattttttgtatattttttatttttattattaaaaattatttgtaaaaagcTAGTGAGAgaagataaaatatttatttttttatataccacaataaaatatacaaaaagatGAACATAATAGTAGTAAACCAAAGCTCAATGTtgcaaataatttttttggttagACGAGTGTGCTGTTTCCTATCATAGGGAAACCTAAAGGTGGAATGGGATGAGGATATGAGTCGGtttattttggattttgattttttaaattttgaattttattttaaagagtaaaatataattttttataatttattttatagataaaataaaaaatatttaaaaatataaaattatattttattttttaaaataaaaatttaaaatttaaaaaatttaaatttgtttattttagaCTCAATTCAATATTTATATGTTATGTTAAGTATTTATTATTATAGTGATTAATCAAAAGTTTTTAAAActtgataaataataaattaatctttaaccTAAATGTGAAGaaaattaagcataaattaaaataaaaatttaaataaattaaaatattttttttaattttattatccttatctcttaaatatttttttaaaaaaatattgttactcCATTTACTTTACTTATGTACttgcaaaaaaattattaaaaatttgtaatgccGAGTCCACCCTCAGTCCTTTATGCGTTATATATTTTGCATATTGACCAACATAATCAAAGTCGTTCATCACGCATGGCAGGCTTGGCACCGCACATACGGATCATACCAGTTGGTATATTAAAGGGGGCCACATGATCAATATTCAATACATAACGGCTACGGAGATTATGATGTCATGTATTGCGTCTGGCTCCAAATTTCTATTTCAAGCCAGGATTCTTCATGCTAATGACATTTATTTTGTATCGCAGTGTTTATTGTGTTTACTAGTAATGAATTTCATATTAGCAACCGCGTAGAAGACTTTTCAGTTTTAACTAATATATTGTGTGAACACTTGGGCTGattgagattgagattgagaTATAAAAGTACAAAATTGTATTTAAATACAggcaaaaatattatatttaaaaataataaattaatatattttatatttattttaatagaaAGAATATAGAGAGATtaacataaaatataatttatgttttatttttttaattatttttattatcttttataattatattttttgttattatatttttttatttaaatttttaaataaaaaataagaataaattagattttcataatttattttattttattactaaataaaatataaaaacactaaATTTAATATCTGTAttctttatgttttgtttttagtATCTTGTCTTATCATATTCTCAGAAACAAATGCAAGTTTAGCGACTTCAATCAATAATTTTGATTAGTTTGATCACGGTATTATTGTCTTAATCTTTCTTTCAACTGTAATTCATGATTAATTTTAGCTTGATAGAAATAGTAGATTACATCTCTAATAAACTAAGCAAATAGTATTATTATTTGAACTCTTTTTCTACCATTCTTCCTTATTTGTATGTTATTAGCAGAAAATTTGTGCAATGTACGGATTAAAAATTTCTGTTCTCTATTTcgacttttttttttccttcaattctcttGAATTGTCACTTtctacattaataaaaatataattttttaattaaaaatcaaagaTTTATTTACTCTATCACTACtcaaaatacataatttttttaattcttcataatttacaaaaactttttcaattagATTCaaatttatactatttttttattcttattttttaaaacattcaCTTTAAATGTCAACATACTATTTGATGAGCATTTCTTGAAATTGACTAAAGAGATCCTACCTCGCAATACATTATATTTTGTTCAACTTCATTAATCATGTAATATcaaatacaatttaaaaatataaataacacaGTTCAAATGATAAACATGAATAAGAACCATAACCAATATAATTTatgtatatgaaaaaaatattctttgacttagcatattaaaataatttatttcttagataaaaaaattattttgtaaaaatgtaagttgttatttttctttaatactAACAAGGTCTATGAAAAAGAGATGGCCAAATGCATAAAGAGACGAGGaacttaaaaatttgaaaaaaaattactgTTTTGGCCTTTAATCTTGTTTATTTGCTGAttgaaggaaaagagaaagagaaaaagaatggaTATTTGAAATCTCTCATCAAACTTGTTATTTTCTAAGATGAAAGAAAGAAATACAAAGATAAGTGCAAGGCTTCTTTTGTCCAAACTTCAATTCATTCCTACAAAATTCTCAACCATTGCCTTTTAATCTGAATCCTAACTTAAAAGAGAGAGAACAATGTAGAGGACGTTGctttaccttttattttttttcttttttgctttttcatatatTCTTTATTCCTAAATATTGTGAAGGTGGCGCTTGAATGAATATTCCACGGTTATTGGAATGTATAAAATataatctatttttaatatacCATTTAAAAAATAACGAGGTagtattctaaaaataatttctatggtgtctctaaatttttttaaacctATCAGATTCAATAAATCACGTGACCTTATACCACTACTCTTAAAAATATCTATCCTATCCAAAAAGGTATAAAATTGAAGAAGCATTGAgttataaaataatactaaaaagcagaaagtcaactcaaacaaccaccatatgaaccatatgaaccatacatagaaccacccaaactccaacacaattactcccaagaaccaccaccttaatatacaccatctccatatccttatcaagaagaaccacattcgtattatgagccctttcttcCAACAAATGAAaatcctcctatccaccccaagcttccatagatgatacctttagtgttattcgccaagggcaa
Coding sequences within it:
- the LOC112803958 gene encoding uncharacterized protein, producing the protein MDKKIMKFEEEIKKIDDMVGNGTYDGTVEARRRALVTCCEKWYVRKELHWKQMSMSRHARDIDKNTRYFYNLASARKRNNRIDALIINGRLIRNQVRIKIAITEFYKGLHHQEKSPMVGFRDGLVERISEEDVLALEMLPTPEEVREEVWDCESSKAPGSDGYNMNFIKKCWDEISSEFTTAILGFSNLSGCRQMPMSLGWCWPPSLLVLKKSKIRV
- the LOC112802558 gene encoding transcription factor bHLH162, coding for MKKAISTSNEPSKLDRKTIERNRRIHMKSLCFKLTSLIPPNHRFTQYSKSKETLTQQDQLDLAARYIKHMRERIEELKKQKQHVMMESKNNNNNTIMCKNMDTKLPLLELREFGSGIEVVLVCGLRNKTFMLYEVINVLEEEGAEVVTASFSTVGDKIFYIVHAQDKIARVGVETSRVHERLQKFIAPIEMWD